In a single window of the Danio aesculapii chromosome 20, fDanAes4.1, whole genome shotgun sequence genome:
- the LOC130248169 gene encoding trace amine-associated receptor 1-like, translating into MDGHINISQNGLWEKPFLCYEFSNRSCQKFVYPLETRILLYILFSISSIITIIGNLLVIITVIHFRQLHTPTNYLILSLAVSDLLVGGVVMPPSMLRSIETCWYLGDLLCKIHSSLDVTLCTASILNLCIISLDRYYAICHPFQYHSKMTSLATLVMIIICWTVSAVLGFGMIFMELNILGIEDFYYENIKCDGGCFVFQSKTGGTVFSLICFYIPAFVMLCVYLKILHEAQRQVQAIQSVNSELKKEGKATKTLAIIMGVFLTFWIPFFLCNLIDPLIGYSVPSLVFDLFLWVGYYNSTCNPIVYAFFYSWFRHAFRVILSKRVFQTSSSRTILL; encoded by the coding sequence ATGGATGGCCATATCAACATCAGCCAAAATGGACTCTGGGAGAAACCTTTCCTCTGTTATGAGTTTAGTAACAGGTCTTGTCAGAAATTTGTCTATCCTTTGGAAACTCGTATATTGCTATACATTCTTTTCAGCATCTCTTCAATAATCACAATCATAGGAAACCTGCTGGTGATCATTACGGTCATTCATTTCAGGCAGCTTCACACACCGACTAACTACCTCATCTTGTCTCTGGCTGTGTCCGATCTGCTTGTCGGAGGAGTTGTGATGCCTCCCAGCATGCTGCGCTCCATCGAGACCTGCTGGTATCTGGGAGATTTGTTGTGTAAAATACACAGCAGTCTTGATGTCACATTGTGCACCGCTTCAATTCTAAACCTCTGCATCATTTCTTTAGACAGATATTACGCCATATGTCACCCATTCCAATATCACAGTAAAATGACGTCACTTGCCACATTGGTTATGATTATCATCTGCTGGACTGTTTCAGCTGTTCTGGGGTTTGGCATGATCTTCATGGAGCTGAATATTCTCGGTATTGAAGATTTTTACTATGAGAACATTAAATGTGATGGTGGCTGCTTTGTGTTTCAGAGTAAAACCGGAGGTACTGTGTTCTCACTGATCTGTTTTTATATTCCTGCATTTGTCATGCTCTGTGTGTATCTGAAGATCTTACACGAAGCTCAACGGCAGGTTCAGGCCATCCAGAGTGTGAATTCTGAACTGAAAAAAGAGGGAAAAGCCACTAAGACTTTAGCCATCATCATGGGGGTCTTTCTGACTTTCTGGATTCCCTTTTTCCTCTGTAATCTTATTGATCCATTAATCGGTTACTCTGTTCCTTCACTGGTCTTTGACTTGTTCTTGTGGGTTGGATATTATAACTCCACCTGTAATCCCATAGTGTATGCCTTCTTTTACAGCTGgttcagacatgctttcagagTCATTCTGTCCAAAAGAGTATTTCAGACTAGTTCTTCAAGAACAATATTGTTGTAA
- the LOC130248131 gene encoding trace amine-associated receptor 1-like produces MDIRINISHNGIWEKPFLCYEFSNRSCQKFVYSLETQIFFYVLLSASSIITIIGNLLVIITVIHFRQLHTPTNYLILSLAVADLLVGGVVMPPSMLRSIETCWYLGDLLCKIHSSLDVTLCTASILNLCIISLDRYYAICHPFQYHSKMTSLATLVMIIICWTVSAVLGFCMIFMELNILGIEDFYYENIKCDGGCTLFTGKTVATVYSLICFYIPAFVILCVYLKILHEAQRQVQAIQSVNSELKKEGKATKTLAIIIGVFLTFWVPYFLCNVIDPFIGYSVPPLLFDLFCWIGYYNSTCNPIVYAFFYSWFRHAFKVILSKAIFQTNSSRTVLL; encoded by the coding sequence ATGGACATCCGGATCAACATCAGCCACAATGGAATCTGGGAGAAACCTTTCCTCTGTTATGAGTTCAGTAACAGGTCTTGTCAGAAATTTGTTTATTCTTTGGAGACACAAATATTTTTCTACGTTCTTCTTAGTGCTTCATCAATAATCACAATCATAGGAaacctgctggtgatcataacggTCATTCATTTCAGGCAGCTTCACACACCGACTAACTACCTCATCTTGTCTCTGGCTGTGGCCGATCTGCTTGTCGGAGGAGTTGTGATGCCTCCCAGCATGCTGCGCTCCATCGAGACCTGCTGGTATCTGGGAGATTTGTTGTGTAAAATACACAGCAGTCTTGATGTCACATTGTGCACCGCTTCAATTCTAAACCTCTGCATCATTTCTTTAGACAGATATTACGCCATATGTCACCCATTCCAATATCACAGTAAAATGACGTCACTTGCCACATTGGTTATGATTATCATCTGCTGGACTGTTTCAGCTGTTCTGGGGTTTTGTATGATCTTCATGGAGCTGAATATTCTTGGTATTGAAGATTTTTACTACGAGAACATTAAATGTGATGGAGGATGTACACTATTTACGGGTAAAACCGTAGCAACTGTGTACTCGCTAATCTGTTTTTATATTCCTGCATTTGTAATTCTCTGTGTGTATCTGAAAATCTTACATGAAGCTCAACGGCAGGTTCAGGCCATCCAGAGTGTGAATTCTGAACTGAAAAAAGAGGGAAAAGCCACTAAGACTTTAGCCATCATCATTGGAGTGTTTCTGACTTTCTGGGTTCCTTATTTTCTTTGCAATGTTATTGATCCATTCATTGGTTACTCTGTTCCTCCACTGCTCTTTGACTTATTCTGTTGGATCGGATATTATAACTCCACCTGTAATCCCATAGTGTACGCCTTCTTTTACAGCTGGTTCAGACATGCTTTCAAAGTCATTCTGTCCAAAGCAATATTTCAGACAAATTCTTCAAGAACTGTGCTGTTGTAA
- the LOC130248167 gene encoding trace amine-associated receptor 1-like, translating into MDIRINISHNGLWEKPFLCYEFSNRSCQKFVYPLETRILLYILFSISSIITIIGNLLVIITVIHFRQLHTPTNYLILSLAVSDLLVGGVVMPPSMLRSIETCWYLGDLLCKIHSSLDVTLCTASILNLCIISLDRYYAICHPFQYHSKMTSLATLVMIIICWTVSAVLGFGMIFMELNILGIEDFYYENVDCNGRCLVFQSREVAVFMSLACFYIPAFVMLCVYLKILHEAQRQVQAIQSVNSELKKEGKATKTLAIIMGVFLTFWIPFFLCNLIDPFIGYSVPPLLFDLFLWVGYYNSTCNPIVYTFFYSWFRHAFRVILSGRIFQSNSSRTILL; encoded by the coding sequence ATGGACATCCGGATCAACATCAGCCACAATGGACTCTGGGAGAAACCTTTCCTCTGTTATGAGTTTAGTAACAGGTCTTGTCAGAAGTTTGTCTATCCTTTGGAAACTCGTATATTGCTATACATTCTTTTCAGCATCTCTTCAATAATCACAATCATAGGAaacctgctggtgatcataacggTCATTCATTTCAGGCAGCTTCACACACCGACTAACTACCTCATCTTGTCTCTGGCTGTGTCCGATCTGCTTGTCGGAGGAGTTGTGATGCCTCCCAGCATGCTGCGCTCCATCGAGACCTGCTGGTATCTGGGAGATTTGTTGTGTAAAATACACAGCAGTCTTGATGTCACATTGTGCACCGCTTCAATTCTAAACCTCTGCATCATTTCTTTAGACAGATATTACGCCATATGTCACCCATTCCAATATCACAGTAAAATGACGTCACTTGCCACATTGGTTATGATTATCATCTGCTGGACTGTTTCAGCTGTTCTGGGGTTTGGCATGATCTTCATGGAGCTTAATATTCTTGGTATTGAAGATTTTTACTATGAAAATGTTGATTGTAATGGAAGATGCCTTGTGTTTCAGAGCAGAGAGGTAGCTGTCTTTATGtcattggcctgtttttataTTCCTGCATTTGTCATGCTCTGTGTGTATCTGAAGATCTTACATGAAGCTCAACGGCAGGTTCAGGCCATCCAGAGTGTGAATTCTGAACTGAAAAAAGAGGGAAAAGCCACTAAGACTTTAGCCATCATCATGGGGGTCTTTCTGACTTTCTGGATTCCCTTTTTCCTCTGTAATCTTATTGATCCCTTTATTGGTTACTCTGTTCCTCCACTTCTCTTTGACTTATTCTTGTGGGTTGGATATTATAACTCCACATGTAATCCTATAGTGTACACCTTCTTTTACAGCTGgttcagacatgctttcagagTCATTCTGTCTGGAAGAATATTTCAGAGCAATTCTTCAAGAACAATACTACTGTAA